One genomic region from Streptomyces sp. Li-HN-5-11 encodes:
- a CDS encoding CapA family protein: protein MIARRHLVSLAVTALLTAAAACQAHLRQHPGPPGHPAPPRATAGGFTLVASGDILPDRPVIERAGFDAGGTGHDFRPTLEGAKPVVSRADLALCHLGTPYGANGAYSGAPRYSSPPELAQALAATGYDGCATASEHALDNGADGVRRTLDALDRAGVRHAGTARAEADAGGALLRAGSARVAHLAYTYGSNVPLPPGRPWAVALIDENRILADARAARKAGADVVVVSLHWGWTWQEAPDERQLGFARRLTASRTGGRPDIDLILGTHTRLPQPYEKVNGTWVVYGMGAQVAGEADGDRGRRDPRGNRSTLARFTFVPPARPGGRWEVARAEFVPEVFDLDAGRVVDLGRAITRGADLQGVRDRIRSAVLARGAAKQGLVMGQ, encoded by the coding sequence ATGATCGCACGCAGACACCTGGTGTCCCTGGCCGTGACGGCCCTCCTCACCGCGGCCGCCGCCTGCCAGGCACATCTCCGGCAGCACCCGGGCCCGCCCGGGCATCCGGCGCCGCCCCGGGCGACGGCCGGCGGCTTCACGCTCGTGGCCTCCGGAGACATCCTGCCGGACAGGCCGGTCATCGAGCGGGCGGGCTTCGACGCGGGCGGGACGGGCCACGACTTCCGGCCGACGCTGGAAGGGGCCAAACCGGTCGTCTCCCGGGCCGACCTGGCCCTGTGTCACCTCGGGACCCCCTACGGCGCGAACGGCGCCTACAGCGGCGCCCCGCGCTACTCGTCCCCGCCCGAGCTGGCCCAGGCCCTCGCCGCGACCGGCTACGACGGCTGCGCGACCGCCTCCGAGCACGCCCTGGACAACGGCGCCGACGGCGTCCGGCGCACCCTGGACGCCCTCGACCGTGCCGGTGTGCGGCACGCCGGCACGGCACGCGCCGAAGCCGACGCAGGCGGCGCGCTGCTGCGGGCCGGATCCGCGCGCGTCGCCCACCTCGCCTACACCTACGGCTCGAACGTGCCGCTGCCGCCCGGCCGGCCGTGGGCCGTCGCTCTGATCGACGAGAACCGGATCCTCGCCGACGCCCGGGCAGCCCGCAAGGCGGGGGCCGACGTGGTGGTGGTGTCCCTCCACTGGGGCTGGACGTGGCAGGAAGCGCCCGACGAGCGGCAGCTGGGCTTCGCCCGCCGGCTGACCGCCTCACGCACCGGCGGCCGCCCCGACATCGACCTGATCCTCGGCACCCACACCCGCCTCCCGCAGCCCTACGAGAAGGTCAACGGCACCTGGGTGGTCTACGGAATGGGGGCCCAGGTCGCGGGCGAGGCGGACGGCGACCGCGGTCGGCGGGACCCGCGCGGCAACCGGAGCACCCTCGCCCGCTTCACCTTCGTCCCGCCCGCGCGGCCCGGCGGGCGCTGGGAGGTGGCGAGGGCGGAGTTCGTCCCCGAGGTGTTCGACCTCGACGCCGGCCGGGTGGTGGACCTGGGCAGGGCCATCACCCGGGGCGCCGACCTGCAGGGCGTGCGCGACCGGATCCGGAGCGCGGTGCTCGCCCGGGGCGCCGCGAAGCAGGGCCTGGTGATGGGGCAGTGA
- a CDS encoding sigma-70 family RNA polymerase sigma factor, which yields MTAGTTLPHGTTTAEHELAALQREHGRPLFALLLRLCDGDRQRAEDLLQETLVRAWQHPEALRADAFDSVRPWLLTVARRLAIDARRARQARPPEVGDAVLENARVIADHAERAAAALDVRQAVKTLTPEHREVLVLVYFQGASVAEAAEALGIPPGTVKSRAYYALRALRRVLPGYTADLR from the coding sequence ATGACGGCCGGAACCACTCTCCCGCACGGCACGACGACCGCCGAGCACGAGCTCGCCGCGCTGCAGCGCGAGCACGGACGTCCGCTGTTCGCGCTGCTGCTGCGGCTGTGCGACGGCGACCGGCAGCGCGCCGAGGACCTGTTGCAGGAAACGCTCGTGCGCGCCTGGCAACACCCCGAGGCGCTGCGCGCCGACGCCTTCGACTCCGTGCGGCCCTGGCTGCTGACCGTGGCCCGCAGGCTCGCCATCGACGCGCGCCGGGCCCGGCAGGCCAGACCGCCGGAGGTGGGGGACGCGGTGCTGGAGAACGCGCGGGTGATCGCCGACCACGCCGAGCGGGCCGCCGCGGCACTCGATGTGCGCCAGGCTGTGAAGACACTCACTCCGGAGCACCGTGAAGTTCTGGTGCTGGTGTATTTCCAGGGGGCCAGTGTGGCGGAGGCCGCCGAAGCCCTCGGCATTCCGCCGGGTACCGTGAAGTCCCGCGCGTACTACGCGCTGCGCGCCCTGCGCCGGGTACTCCCGGGATACACGGCCGACCTGCGGTGA
- a CDS encoding zf-HC2 domain-containing protein, which produces MRSLERHRDVGAYALGVLDEAEAFRFEDHLMECPRCAAHVTEFGPATRQLMLYRRATPRFVHPMAQPGPRLLERLVGEVARRRRAGRRRMLYGLAASVVFAVGGPGVAFMAGHQDGPMQVAATDARTGVWAQVRAADTESGTRVELQVKDSAGAHSCRLVVVARDGSEETVTTWSAHDAEMNTMMGGTTMHPDDIDHFEVRSADGQHLVTLDP; this is translated from the coding sequence ATGAGGTCCCTGGAAAGGCATCGCGACGTCGGCGCGTACGCGCTCGGCGTGCTGGACGAGGCGGAGGCCTTCCGCTTCGAGGACCACCTCATGGAGTGCCCTCGCTGCGCGGCGCACGTCACCGAGTTCGGGCCCGCGACACGGCAGTTGATGCTGTACAGGCGGGCCACGCCGCGCTTCGTGCACCCCATGGCCCAGCCCGGCCCCCGACTGCTGGAGAGGCTGGTCGGCGAGGTTGCGCGCCGGCGCCGGGCCGGACGCCGGCGCATGTTGTACGGTCTGGCCGCCTCGGTGGTGTTCGCCGTGGGCGGGCCGGGCGTCGCGTTCATGGCCGGGCACCAGGACGGCCCCATGCAGGTGGCGGCGACCGACGCCAGGACCGGCGTATGGGCCCAGGTCAGGGCCGCGGACACGGAGTCGGGCACCCGGGTGGAGCTGCAGGTCAAGGACAGTGCGGGGGCCCATTCCTGCCGCCTGGTCGTGGTCGCCCGCGACGGCTCGGAGGAGACGGTGACCACCTGGTCCGCGCACGACGCCGAGATGAACACCATGATGGGCGGCACGACGATGCACCCGGACGACATCGACCACTTCGAGGTGCGGTCGGCGGACGGACAGCACCTGGTGACGCTCGATCCCTGA
- a CDS encoding DNA-formamidopyrimidine glycosylase family protein — protein sequence MPELPEVEALREFLTENLVGHEIVRVLPVAISVLKTYDPPVSAVEGREVTAVHRHGKFLDLETDEGPHFVTHLARAGWLQWKDRLPDGPPRPGKGPLALRVALETGAGFDLTEAGTQKRLAVYVVRDPREVPGVARLGPDPLADDFDEARLASLLTGERRQIKGALRDQSLIAGVGNAYSDEILHAARMSPFKLAASLTPEEIRRVHEALRATLTQAVERSRGVAAGRLKTEKKSGLRVHGRTGEPCPVCGDTIREVSFSDSSLQYCPTCQTGGKPLADRRLSRLLK from the coding sequence ATGCCGGAACTGCCCGAGGTGGAAGCGCTCAGGGAATTCCTGACCGAGAACCTGGTCGGCCACGAGATCGTGCGGGTGCTGCCCGTCGCGATCAGCGTGCTGAAGACGTACGACCCTCCCGTCAGCGCCGTCGAGGGCCGCGAGGTCACCGCGGTGCACCGGCACGGCAAGTTCCTCGACCTGGAGACCGACGAAGGACCGCACTTCGTCACCCACCTGGCCCGCGCGGGCTGGCTCCAGTGGAAGGACCGCCTCCCTGACGGCCCGCCCCGCCCCGGGAAGGGCCCCTTGGCCCTGCGCGTCGCCCTGGAGACGGGCGCAGGCTTCGACCTCACCGAGGCAGGCACCCAGAAGCGGCTCGCGGTGTACGTCGTACGGGATCCGCGGGAGGTGCCGGGCGTGGCCCGTCTCGGTCCCGACCCGCTGGCCGACGACTTCGACGAGGCACGGCTGGCGAGCCTGCTGACGGGGGAGCGGCGCCAGATCAAGGGCGCGCTGCGCGACCAGAGCCTGATCGCGGGAGTGGGCAACGCCTACAGCGACGAGATCCTGCACGCGGCGCGGATGTCCCCGTTCAAGCTGGCCGCCTCCCTCACCCCGGAGGAGATCCGAAGAGTCCACGAGGCGCTGCGTGCCACCCTGACCCAGGCGGTGGAGCGCTCCCGGGGAGTGGCGGCCGGACGGCTGAAGACCGAGAAGAAGAGCGGCCTGCGGGTGCACGGCCGCACCGGCGAACCGTGCCCGGTGTGCGGCGACACCATCCGCGAGGTCTCCTTCAGCGACTCCTCGCTGCAGTACTGCCCGACCTGCCAGACGGGCGGCAAGCCGCTCGCGGACCGCAGGCTGTCCCGGCTGCTCAAGTAG
- a CDS encoding SpoIIE family protein phosphatase → MAERGAHTLSLPDDWPAHPDPILALNRMGSFDWDLDTGLFSMDATAHDIFDVTPEEYDGYPESLAPRLPGAEGQRLDALVARAMKDGSENYGTYVRLRRRDGSLRWAYTQGYIRRDDTGRPRRIIGIVRDATDELSDGAGRQERAARAAARREQTNVVETTTAALAHARTVQDVIDVVKDSHGLALLGSTSLVLGLVEAGRIRLVAEGPEGTSVPGTRVTRIDEPYPMSEAVRTLSPRFIESPEDFAERYPVLWPHITGLNITSAAYLPLIAQARPIGGMGLLYSGRHGFSPEERNVLVALGSSIAQSLQRAMLYEQEKDLAQGLQQAMLPRTIPSVPGADTAVRYRSGYAGGSLGRDIGGDWYDLIPLPGGRVGAVIGDVQGHDTHAAAVMGQLRIVLRAYAAEGHTPATVMARASVFLHELDTDRFATCLYAEADLSTGVLQVVRAGHIDPLVRHTDGTCRRVAVDGGLPLGLSAEFDSLEYPVCAMELDPGQALVLCTDGLVERPGADLDDGMRALAAAVAAGPDDVRDLADQLIEMAEQRGGDDDVALLVLRRRAFADRQPVGRVQQHVAPGDPEALTQARHMVGTAVRAWGARDRADEIELVADELITNALMHTEGAAIVTLRVLSGTDRRLRVEVEDSSSALPRRREPGEQGVSGRGLLLVDRLTDVWGVEARGGGKCLWCEFVVPDD, encoded by the coding sequence ATGGCTGAACGGGGAGCGCACACCCTGTCACTCCCGGACGACTGGCCCGCCCACCCGGATCCGATCCTGGCGCTCAACCGGATGGGCAGTTTCGACTGGGATCTGGACACCGGCCTGTTCAGCATGGACGCCACGGCCCACGACATCTTCGACGTCACACCCGAGGAGTACGACGGCTACCCCGAGAGCCTGGCTCCCCGGCTTCCCGGCGCCGAGGGCCAGCGCCTGGACGCCCTGGTGGCCCGCGCGATGAAGGACGGCAGCGAGAACTACGGCACCTACGTCCGTCTCCGCCGCCGCGACGGCTCCCTGCGCTGGGCCTACACCCAGGGCTACATCCGCCGCGACGACACGGGCCGGCCGCGCCGGATCATCGGGATCGTCCGGGACGCCACCGACGAGCTGAGCGACGGTGCCGGCCGTCAGGAGCGGGCCGCCCGGGCCGCCGCCCGGCGTGAACAGACCAACGTCGTCGAGACCACCACCGCCGCCCTCGCCCACGCACGCACCGTCCAGGACGTCATCGACGTCGTCAAGGACAGTCACGGCCTCGCCCTCCTCGGCTCCACCAGCCTGGTCCTCGGCCTGGTCGAGGCCGGCCGCATCCGGCTCGTCGCCGAAGGTCCCGAGGGCACTTCCGTACCGGGCACCCGGGTCACCCGGATCGACGAGCCCTACCCGATGAGCGAGGCGGTGCGCACCCTCAGCCCCCGCTTCATCGAGTCCCCGGAGGACTTCGCCGAGCGCTACCCCGTCCTGTGGCCGCACATCACCGGCCTGAACATCACCTCCGCCGCCTATCTGCCCCTGATCGCCCAGGCTCGCCCGATCGGCGGAATGGGCCTGCTCTACAGCGGCCGGCACGGTTTCTCCCCGGAGGAGCGCAACGTCCTCGTCGCCCTCGGAAGCAGCATCGCGCAGAGTCTGCAGCGGGCCATGCTCTACGAGCAGGAGAAGGATCTCGCCCAGGGCCTGCAGCAGGCGATGCTGCCGCGCACGATCCCCAGCGTGCCCGGCGCCGACACCGCCGTCCGCTACCGCTCCGGATATGCCGGCGGCTCCCTGGGCCGGGACATCGGCGGCGACTGGTACGACCTGATCCCGCTGCCCGGCGGCCGGGTCGGCGCCGTCATCGGTGACGTGCAGGGCCACGACACGCACGCCGCCGCCGTCATGGGCCAGTTGCGCATCGTGCTGCGCGCCTACGCCGCCGAGGGCCACACCCCGGCCACCGTGATGGCCCGCGCCTCGGTCTTCCTGCACGAACTCGACACAGACCGCTTCGCCACCTGCCTGTACGCCGAGGCCGACCTGTCGACCGGCGTCCTGCAGGTGGTGCGGGCCGGGCACATCGACCCGCTGGTGCGCCACACCGACGGCACCTGCCGCCGCGTGGCCGTGGACGGCGGTCTGCCGCTCGGCCTGTCCGCCGAGTTCGACAGCCTGGAGTACCCGGTGTGCGCCATGGAGCTCGACCCGGGCCAGGCCCTGGTGCTGTGCACCGACGGCCTCGTCGAGCGGCCCGGCGCCGACCTCGACGACGGCATGCGGGCCCTGGCCGCGGCCGTCGCCGCGGGACCCGACGACGTGCGGGACCTCGCCGACCAGCTCATCGAGATGGCCGAGCAGCGCGGCGGCGACGACGATGTGGCGCTGCTGGTGCTGCGCCGCCGGGCCTTCGCCGACCGGCAGCCCGTCGGCCGGGTGCAGCAGCACGTGGCCCCCGGCGACCCGGAGGCCCTGACCCAGGCCCGGCACATGGTCGGTACGGCCGTCCGCGCCTGGGGCGCCCGGGACCGCGCCGACGAGATCGAACTCGTGGCCGACGAACTGATCACCAACGCCCTGATGCACACCGAGGGCGCCGCCATCGTCACCCTGCGGGTCCTCAGCGGCACCGACCGGCGGCTGCGAGTCGAGGTGGAGGACTCCTCCAGCGCGCTGCCGCGCCGCCGGGAGCCGGGCGAGCAGGGCGTCTCCGGTCGCGGCCTGCTGCTCGTGGACCGGCTCACCGACGTGTGGGGCGTGGAGGCCCGGGGCGGCGGCAAGTGCCTGTGGTGCGAGTTTGTGGTGCCGGACGACTGA
- a CDS encoding lipase maturation factor family protein — MGWFTAPDYWLSRLVFQRALAAVYLVAFLTAALQFRALLGERGMLPIPRFVERVPFKRAPSLFHLRYSDRLFATVAWTGCAVSAALVAGLDAELPLWGGMLLWLVPWALYLSIVNVGQTWYGFGWESLLLETGFLAVFLGNDEVAPPVVVLFLLRWILFRVEFGAGLIKLRGDACWRKLTCLYYHHETQPMPGPLSWFFHRLPAPLHKVEVAANHFTQLVVPFLLFTPQPIATAGASLMILTQLWLVLSGNFSWLNWITIVLALSAVRFPARVPSVPAAPLWYEVVVLAVAALVVCLSYRPVVNMISRRQVMNRSFDPLHLVNTYGAFGSVSRIRYEVVVEGTLDDTPREDSDWREYEFRGKPGDPRRRPRQFAPYHLRLDWLMWFAALSPAYAGAWFGALVERLLENDRDTLRLLRRSPFPPGEPPRYVRARLFRYRYTTWRELRATGAWWDRSYVREFLPPTRLAAVARRP, encoded by the coding sequence GTGGGATGGTTCACCGCACCCGACTACTGGCTGAGCCGGCTGGTCTTCCAGCGGGCTCTGGCAGCGGTGTATCTCGTCGCGTTCCTGACGGCGGCCCTGCAGTTCCGGGCATTGCTGGGCGAGCGCGGCATGCTGCCGATCCCACGCTTCGTCGAGCGGGTGCCGTTCAAGCGGGCGCCGAGCCTGTTCCACCTGCGCTACTCCGACCGCCTCTTCGCGACGGTCGCGTGGACGGGGTGCGCCGTGTCGGCGGCGCTGGTCGCGGGGCTGGACGCGGAACTGCCCCTGTGGGGCGGCATGCTGCTGTGGCTCGTCCCGTGGGCGCTGTACCTGTCGATCGTCAACGTCGGGCAGACCTGGTACGGCTTCGGATGGGAGTCGCTGCTGCTGGAGACCGGTTTCCTCGCCGTGTTCCTCGGCAACGACGAGGTCGCCCCGCCCGTCGTCGTGCTCTTCCTGCTGCGGTGGATCCTCTTCCGGGTGGAGTTCGGCGCCGGGCTGATCAAGCTGCGCGGCGACGCCTGCTGGCGGAAGCTGACCTGCCTCTACTACCACCACGAGACCCAGCCGATGCCGGGCCCGCTGAGCTGGTTCTTCCACCGTCTTCCGGCCCCCCTGCACAAGGTCGAGGTGGCCGCCAACCACTTCACCCAACTGGTGGTGCCGTTCCTGCTGTTCACCCCGCAGCCGATCGCCACGGCCGGTGCCTCGCTGATGATCCTCACCCAGCTGTGGCTGGTGCTGTCGGGCAACTTCTCCTGGCTGAACTGGATCACGATCGTGCTGGCGCTGTCGGCGGTGCGCTTCCCCGCGCGTGTGCCGTCCGTGCCCGCCGCCCCGCTGTGGTACGAGGTCGTGGTCCTCGCCGTCGCCGCGCTGGTGGTGTGCCTCAGCTACCGGCCCGTGGTGAACATGATCTCCCGCCGCCAGGTCATGAACCGCTCCTTCGATCCCCTGCACCTGGTCAACACCTACGGCGCGTTCGGCAGTGTCAGCCGCATCCGCTACGAGGTGGTCGTCGAGGGCACGCTGGACGACACGCCGCGCGAGGACTCCGACTGGCGGGAGTACGAGTTCCGGGGCAAGCCCGGTGATCCGCGGCGCCGGCCGCGCCAGTTCGCGCCCTACCACCTGCGGCTGGACTGGCTGATGTGGTTCGCCGCCCTGTCCCCGGCCTACGCCGGAGCCTGGTTCGGCGCCCTGGTGGAGCGGCTGCTGGAGAACGACCGGGACACCCTTCGGCTGTTGCGCCGCTCCCCCTTCCCGCCGGGCGAGCCACCGCGCTACGTCCGCGCCCGTCTCTTCCGCTACCGCTACACGACCTGGCGAGAGTTGCGCGCGACCGGCGCCTGGTGGGACCGCTCCTACGTCCGGGAGTTCCTGCCGCCGACCCGGCTGGCCGCGGTGGCGCGGCGGCCGTGA
- a CDS encoding DUF3224 domain-containing protein, with protein sequence MRASGTFTVQSFTPTDLKPEPDVSTALPVGVARMEKSFAGEITGRAATLFTAAFDQATGVGTYVAMESFEGSVHGRAGAFNFVHSATTTGSDRTAEFFTIVPSSGTGDLAGIDGAGGMTVDADGTHRVWFDYELG encoded by the coding sequence ATGAGAGCATCGGGCACCTTCACCGTGCAGTCCTTCACCCCCACCGACCTGAAGCCGGAGCCGGACGTCTCCACCGCCCTGCCGGTGGGTGTCGCCAGGATGGAGAAATCCTTCGCCGGCGAGATCACCGGCCGTGCGGCCACCCTGTTCACCGCCGCCTTCGACCAGGCGACCGGCGTCGGCACCTATGTGGCCATGGAGTCCTTCGAGGGCTCGGTGCACGGCCGGGCCGGCGCCTTCAACTTCGTCCACTCGGCCACCACGACGGGCAGCGACCGCACGGCCGAGTTCTTCACCATCGTCCCGTCCAGCGGGACGGGGGACCTGGCCGGGATCGACGGCGCCGGCGGAATGACCGTGGACGCCGACGGCACGCACAGGGTCTGGTTCGACTACGAGCTCGGCTGA
- a CDS encoding inositol monophosphatase family protein — translation MTTSGDLTLAHHLADLADTVARRHLAAGGAAVRTKDDGSPVTDADREIEDLLRCEIRRNHPEDALVGEESGAEGTGRRRWIIDGIDGTSAFVAGRPEWGTLIALEEDGAVGVGVVSAPALGRRWWAARGTGAWTAPRPSSAAEPPRRLSIPDGGPACEAVLGIWPPPARLSAAERVVAARLAAHTARTCPELDWSAPGCTTPAPRKPSTGTGTCHGALLVATGRLDAFLLLGAGAWDIAALVPVVQEAGGVFSDLSGGQRLDTGAALFARTGLHRRLLDVVGGGRAQPSS, via the coding sequence ATGACGACCTCGGGGGACCTGACGCTGGCGCACCACCTGGCCGACCTGGCGGACACCGTCGCGCGACGGCACCTGGCCGCGGGCGGAGCGGCCGTCCGGACCAAGGACGACGGAAGCCCGGTCACAGACGCCGACCGGGAGATCGAGGACCTGCTGCGCTGCGAGATCCGTCGGAACCACCCCGAAGACGCCCTGGTGGGCGAGGAGTCGGGCGCCGAGGGCACGGGCCGCCGCCGCTGGATCATCGACGGCATCGACGGAACCTCCGCCTTCGTCGCGGGCCGGCCGGAGTGGGGCACACTCATCGCCCTGGAGGAGGACGGGGCGGTCGGCGTGGGCGTGGTCTCAGCGCCCGCACTGGGCCGCCGCTGGTGGGCCGCACGAGGCACCGGAGCGTGGACGGCACCCCGGCCTTCCAGCGCCGCGGAGCCGCCGCGGAGGCTGTCGATCCCGGATGGCGGCCCGGCGTGCGAGGCGGTCCTCGGCATCTGGCCGCCACCCGCCCGGCTGAGCGCGGCCGAGCGGGTCGTCGCGGCGCGACTGGCCGCGCACACCGCGCGCACCTGCCCCGAGCTCGACTGGTCCGCGCCCGGATGCACCACGCCGGCGCCGCGGAAGCCGAGCACGGGAACCGGCACCTGCCACGGCGCCCTCCTCGTCGCCACCGGCAGGCTGGACGCGTTCCTGCTTCTGGGAGCCGGGGCCTGGGACATCGCGGCCCTGGTCCCCGTGGTCCAGGAGGCCGGTGGTGTCTTCAGCGACCTCTCGGGCGGGCAGCGCCTCGACACGGGCGCCGCGCTGTTCGCCCGGACCGGTCTGCACCGCCGGCTCCTCGACGTCGTCGGCGGCGGACGCGCTCAGCCGAGCTCGTAG